A stretch of the Comamonas testosteroni TK102 genome encodes the following:
- a CDS encoding phosphoribosylanthranilate isomerase, with protein MPSLASRTRIKICGLTREQDVDTAVAAGADAIGFVLYAPSPRAVTLQRAAELARRLPPFVTPVLLFVNETATNVIAACDQIPNACVQFHGDESATDCEASTRGVQPWLRAARIPLGDDAAQFDLVEYAQRYSKAQAILLDAHVDGYGGGGKAFNWSLLPTSVDSHLVLSGGLTPANVTDGILQVRPRGLSLAVDVSSGVEADGPDGKPLKGIKDAHKIHRFIAAVRAADAQILQTDTCLNTSIPTPTAISAATAAASPAKP; from the coding sequence ATGCCTTCACTTGCCTCCCGCACCCGCATCAAGATCTGCGGCCTGACCCGCGAGCAGGATGTCGACACCGCGGTGGCCGCCGGCGCCGATGCCATCGGCTTCGTGCTCTATGCGCCAAGCCCGCGTGCCGTGACGCTGCAGCGCGCGGCCGAGCTGGCCCGGCGACTGCCACCCTTTGTCACACCTGTTTTGCTCTTTGTGAATGAAACAGCTACCAATGTGATAGCTGCCTGCGACCAGATACCAAACGCCTGCGTGCAATTTCACGGTGATGAATCGGCAACGGATTGCGAAGCCTCCACCCGGGGCGTCCAGCCCTGGTTGCGCGCGGCGCGCATACCCCTTGGAGACGATGCGGCCCAGTTTGACCTCGTAGAATATGCCCAACGTTATTCAAAGGCCCAAGCCATCCTTCTCGACGCCCATGTCGATGGTTATGGTGGCGGCGGCAAGGCATTCAATTGGTCACTTCTGCCAACAAGCGTCGACTCTCACCTCGTTTTGTCTGGTGGACTCACGCCTGCAAACGTGACCGATGGCATCTTGCAAGTGCGCCCTCGCGGGTTGTCTCTGGCCGTTGATGTGAGCTCTGGTGTCGAGGCCGACGGCCCCGACGGCAAGCCCCTCAAAGGCATCAAGGATGCCCACAAGATTCACCGCTTCATTGCTGCCGTACGCGCAGCTGATGCCCAAATTTTGCAGACTGACACATGTTTGAATACCAGTATCCCGACGCCCACGGCCATTTCGGCCGCTACGGCGGCAGCTTCGCCAGCGAAACCCTGA
- the truA gene encoding tRNA pseudouridine(38-40) synthase TruA has translation MRIALGVSYNGQAYRGWQSQPDGNTVQDKLEAALGRFAAQEVSTICAGRTDSGVHGLMQVVHFDTGLQRTPNSWVRGTNTFLPKDIAVQWAAEVADGPDGFHSRACATARRYAYVLLQSPVRPSVDQGRVGWVFQTLDAQRMRAAADLLLGEHDFSSFRAAGCQAKSPVKTLRRIDIHYRPAGQAPMRDTQMQCGYWRFEFEGSAFLHHMIRNIMGCLIYVGQGSKPVEWMQQVLEARSREVAAPTFSPDGLYFLGPIYDTRWGLPADTPPFAWLP, from the coding sequence ATGCGCATAGCTCTTGGCGTCAGCTACAACGGTCAGGCCTATCGCGGCTGGCAAAGCCAACCCGATGGCAACACCGTACAAGACAAACTCGAAGCGGCCCTGGGCCGCTTTGCTGCTCAAGAAGTCTCCACCATCTGTGCCGGTCGCACCGATTCGGGTGTGCACGGCCTGATGCAGGTCGTGCACTTTGACACCGGGCTGCAGCGCACACCCAACTCCTGGGTGCGCGGCACCAACACCTTTCTGCCCAAGGACATTGCCGTGCAATGGGCGGCCGAGGTGGCCGACGGCCCGGATGGCTTCCATTCCCGCGCCTGTGCCACCGCACGTCGCTATGCCTATGTGCTGCTGCAGTCTCCCGTGCGCCCCAGCGTGGACCAGGGCCGGGTCGGCTGGGTGTTTCAGACGCTGGATGCGCAGCGCATGCGCGCAGCCGCCGATCTGCTGCTGGGCGAGCATGATTTTTCGTCCTTTCGCGCCGCGGGCTGCCAGGCCAAGAGCCCGGTCAAGACCCTGCGCCGCATCGACATCCACTACCGCCCCGCTGGCCAGGCCCCCATGCGCGACACGCAGATGCAATGCGGCTACTGGCGCTTCGAGTTCGAGGGCAGCGCTTTTCTGCACCACATGATCCGCAACATCATGGGCTGCCTGATCTACGTGGGCCAGGGCTCCAAGCCCGTGGAATGGATGCAGCAGGTGCTGGAAGCACGCTCGCGCGAGGTGGCCGCCCCCACCTTCTCCCCTGACGGCCTGTACTTTCTCGGCCCCATTTACGATACACGCTGGGGTCTGCCTGCCGACACACCCCCGTTTGCCTGGCTGCCCTGA
- the asd gene encoding aspartate-semialdehyde dehydrogenase, which yields MSKQLVGLVGWRGMVGSVLMDRMQAEGDFALIEPVFFSTSNAGGRAPAMATVHTELKDANDIAELSKCDIIITCQGGDYTKEVFPKIRAAGWNGHWIDAASSLRMEGDAVIVLDPVNDDLIQQKLAAGGKNWIGGNCTNSILLMGLGGLFKAGLVEWVSSMTYQAASGGGANHMRELLKGMGVVHAAVADELATPASAILEIDRKVAQTIREDVPTEFFGAPLAGGLIPWIDAQLPNGQSKEEWKGQAEVNKILGTEATIPVDGLCVRIGAMRCHSLALTLKLKKDLPLEEIEALIKAGNPWVKFVANDRAETVKELTPAATTGGLEVAVGRVRKLNMGPEYVSAFVIGDQLLWGAAEPLRRMLRILLAA from the coding sequence ATGAGCAAGCAATTGGTAGGTTTGGTGGGCTGGCGCGGCATGGTCGGCTCCGTGCTGATGGACCGTATGCAGGCCGAAGGCGACTTCGCACTGATCGAGCCCGTGTTCTTCTCCACCTCCAATGCCGGCGGCAGGGCTCCGGCCATGGCCACCGTGCACACCGAGCTGAAGGACGCCAACGACATCGCCGAGCTGTCCAAGTGCGACATCATCATCACCTGCCAGGGTGGCGACTACACCAAGGAAGTCTTCCCCAAGATCCGCGCTGCCGGCTGGAACGGTCACTGGATTGACGCGGCCTCCTCGCTGCGCATGGAGGGCGACGCCGTCATCGTGCTGGACCCCGTCAACGACGACCTGATCCAGCAAAAGCTGGCCGCCGGCGGCAAGAACTGGATCGGCGGCAACTGCACCAACTCCATCCTGCTGATGGGTCTGGGCGGTCTGTTCAAGGCCGGTCTGGTGGAATGGGTCTCTTCCATGACCTACCAGGCCGCATCGGGCGGTGGTGCCAACCATATGCGCGAGCTGCTCAAGGGCATGGGCGTGGTGCACGCCGCCGTCGCCGACGAGCTGGCGACTCCTGCTTCGGCGATTCTGGAAATCGACCGCAAGGTCGCCCAGACCATCCGCGAAGATGTACCCACCGAATTCTTCGGCGCGCCCCTGGCCGGCGGCCTGATCCCCTGGATCGACGCGCAGCTGCCCAACGGCCAGTCCAAGGAAGAATGGAAGGGCCAGGCCGAAGTCAACAAGATTCTCGGCACCGAAGCCACCATCCCCGTCGACGGCCTGTGCGTGCGCATTGGCGCCATGCGCTGCCACAGCCTGGCTCTGACCCTGAAGCTGAAGAAGGATCTGCCCCTGGAAGAGATCGAAGCCCTGATCAAGGCCGGCAATCCCTGGGTCAAGTTCGTGGCCAACGACCGCGCCGAGACCGTCAAGGAGCTGACTCCTGCTGCCACCACCGGCGGCCTGGAAGTGGCCGTGGGTCGCGTGCGCAAGCTGAACATGGGCCCCGAGTACGTCTCGGCCTTCGTGATCGGCGACCAGTTGCTGTGGGGTGCTGCAGAGCCTCTGCGCCGCATGCTGCGCATCCTGCTGGCAGCCTGA
- the leuB gene encoding 3-isopropylmalate dehydrogenase, whose product MKIAVLPGDGIGPEIVAEAVKVLEALNLGLEMETAPVGGAGYEAAGHPLPPATLKLAQEADAILFGAVGDWKYDTLDRPLRPEQAILGLRKALGLFANFRPAICYKELTHASSLKPELVAGLDILIIRELTGDIYFGQPRGRRVAPDGHFPGAEEAFDTMRYTRPEIERIAHVAFQAAQKRSKRVTSVDKANVLETFQLWKDVVSEVAKQYPDVALDHMYVDNAAMQLVKEPKRFDVVVTGNMFGDILSDEASMLTGSIGMLPSASLNDKKQGLYEPSHGSAPDIAGKGIANPLATILSAAMMLRFSLGQEAAAQKIEAAVQKVLADGLRTADIYSEGTTKVSTREMGDAVVKALASV is encoded by the coding sequence ATGAAGATTGCAGTTTTGCCCGGTGATGGCATCGGTCCCGAAATCGTCGCGGAAGCCGTCAAGGTGCTTGAGGCCCTGAATCTGGGTCTGGAGATGGAAACCGCTCCCGTGGGCGGCGCCGGCTACGAAGCTGCCGGCCACCCCCTGCCTCCCGCCACGCTGAAGCTGGCCCAGGAAGCCGACGCGATCCTGTTCGGTGCCGTGGGCGACTGGAAGTACGACACGCTGGACCGCCCCCTGCGTCCCGAGCAGGCCATTCTGGGCCTGCGCAAGGCCCTGGGCCTGTTCGCCAACTTCCGTCCCGCCATCTGCTACAAGGAACTGACCCACGCTTCCAGCCTCAAGCCCGAGCTGGTGGCGGGCCTGGACATCCTCATCATCCGCGAGTTGACCGGCGACATCTACTTCGGCCAGCCGCGCGGCCGCCGTGTGGCTCCCGACGGCCATTTCCCCGGCGCCGAGGAAGCCTTCGACACCATGCGCTACACACGCCCCGAGATCGAGCGCATCGCCCATGTCGCCTTCCAGGCCGCCCAGAAGCGCAGCAAGCGCGTGACCAGCGTGGACAAGGCCAATGTGCTGGAAACCTTCCAGCTGTGGAAGGACGTGGTCAGCGAAGTCGCCAAGCAGTACCCCGACGTGGCCCTGGACCATATGTATGTGGACAACGCCGCCATGCAACTGGTCAAGGAACCCAAGCGCTTCGACGTGGTGGTGACCGGCAATATGTTCGGCGACATCCTCTCCGACGAAGCCTCCATGCTGACCGGCTCCATCGGCATGCTGCCCAGCGCCAGCCTGAACGACAAGAAGCAAGGCCTGTACGAACCCAGCCACGGCTCGGCTCCCGACATCGCCGGCAAGGGCATCGCCAACCCGCTGGCCACCATTCTGTCGGCCGCCATGATGCTGCGCTTCAGCCTGGGCCAGGAAGCAGCCGCCCAGAAGATCGAAGCCGCCGTGCAAAAAGTGCTGGCCGACGGCCTGCGCACTGCCGACATCTACAGCGAAGGCACGACCAAGGTCAGCACCCGTGAAATGGGCGATGCCGTGGTCAAGGCCCTGGCCAGCGTCTGA
- the leuD gene encoding 3-isopropylmalate dehydratase small subunit codes for MQKFTVHKGLVAPMDRENVDTDAIIPKQFLKSIKKTGFGPNLFDEWRYLDQPGQPGVPEADRKPNPDFVLNQPRFKGASILIARKNFGCGSSREHAPWALDQYGFRAILAPSFADIFFNNSFKNGLLPIVLPEATIDQLFNDVAAFPGYELTIDLERQVILRPQGEEIAFDVIAFRKYCLLNGFDDIGLTMRHADKIKAFEAERLAQKPWLAHTLIQK; via the coding sequence ATGCAAAAATTCACCGTGCACAAGGGCCTTGTCGCCCCCATGGACCGCGAGAACGTCGACACCGACGCCATCATTCCCAAGCAGTTCCTGAAGTCCATCAAGAAGACCGGCTTCGGCCCCAACCTGTTTGACGAATGGCGCTATCTGGACCAGCCCGGCCAGCCCGGCGTACCCGAAGCCGACCGCAAGCCCAACCCCGACTTCGTGCTCAACCAGCCCCGCTTCAAGGGCGCCAGCATCCTGATCGCGCGCAAGAACTTCGGCTGCGGCTCCAGCCGCGAGCACGCGCCCTGGGCCCTGGACCAGTACGGTTTCCGCGCCATCCTGGCCCCCAGCTTTGCCGACATCTTCTTCAACAACAGCTTCAAGAACGGTCTGCTGCCCATCGTGCTGCCCGAGGCCACGATCGACCAGCTGTTCAACGACGTCGCGGCCTTCCCCGGCTACGAGCTGACCATCGACCTGGAGCGCCAGGTGATCCTGAGGCCCCAGGGCGAAGAGATCGCCTTCGACGTCATCGCCTTTCGCAAGTACTGCCTGCTCAACGGCTTCGACGATATCGGCCTGACCATGCGCCATGCCGACAAGATCAAGGCCTTCGAAGCCGAGCGCCTGGCACAAAAGCCCTGGCTGGCGCATACGTTGATTCAGAAGTAA
- the leuC gene encoding 3-isopropylmalate dehydratase large subunit — protein sequence MGRTLYDKIFDEHVVHTEEDGTSVLYIDRHLVHEVTSPQAFEGLRMAGRKLWRVSSVVATADHNTPTDGWERGYDGIADPISKEQITTLNSNIAEFGLAAFFPFMDKGQGIVHVMGPEQGATLPGMTVVCGDSHTSTHGAFGALAHGIGTSEVEHVMATQTLLAKKAKNMLVQVNGKVAPGITAKDIVLAIIGKIGTAGGTGYTIEFAGEAIRDLSVEGRMTVCNMAIEGGARAGLVAVDDKTINYIKGRPLAPTGGEWDAAVSYWKTLHSDADAKFDRVVELNAADIVPQVTWGTSPEMVLGIDAAVPDPDKEKDSNKRGAIERALTYMALEPGKPINDIFVDKVFIGSCTNSRIEDMREAAAMVKNLGQKVAKNIKLAMVVPGSGLVKEQAEREGLDQIFKAAGFEWREPGCSMCLAMNADRLEPGERCASTSNRNFEGRQGAGGRTHLVSPAMAAAAAIHGHFVDIRQFA from the coding sequence ATGGGACGCACCCTCTACGACAAGATTTTTGACGAGCACGTCGTTCACACCGAGGAAGACGGCACCTCTGTCCTCTATATCGACCGCCATCTGGTGCATGAAGTCACCAGCCCCCAGGCCTTCGAAGGCCTGCGCATGGCCGGGCGAAAGCTGTGGCGCGTCAGCTCGGTCGTGGCCACGGCCGACCACAACACCCCCACCGACGGCTGGGAGCGCGGCTATGACGGCATTGCCGACCCCATCAGCAAGGAACAGATCACCACGCTGAACAGCAATATTGCCGAGTTCGGCTTGGCGGCCTTCTTTCCCTTCATGGACAAGGGCCAGGGCATTGTTCACGTCATGGGCCCCGAGCAAGGCGCGACCCTGCCCGGCATGACCGTGGTCTGCGGCGACAGCCACACCTCCACCCATGGTGCTTTCGGCGCGCTGGCCCATGGCATCGGTACCTCCGAGGTCGAGCATGTGATGGCCACCCAGACCCTGCTGGCCAAGAAGGCCAAGAACATGCTGGTGCAGGTCAACGGCAAGGTCGCTCCCGGCATCACCGCCAAGGACATCGTGCTGGCCATCATCGGCAAGATTGGCACCGCCGGCGGCACGGGCTACACCATCGAGTTTGCCGGCGAAGCCATCCGCGACCTGAGCGTGGAAGGCCGCATGACGGTCTGCAACATGGCCATCGAAGGCGGCGCTCGCGCCGGTCTCGTCGCCGTGGACGACAAGACCATCAACTACATCAAGGGCCGCCCCCTGGCGCCCACGGGCGGCGAGTGGGATGCCGCCGTCAGCTACTGGAAGACACTGCATTCCGACGCCGATGCGAAGTTCGACCGCGTGGTGGAGCTGAACGCCGCCGACATCGTGCCGCAGGTGACCTGGGGCACCAGCCCTGAAATGGTGCTGGGCATCGATGCCGCCGTTCCCGATCCCGACAAGGAAAAGGACTCCAACAAGCGCGGTGCCATCGAACGTGCGCTGACCTATATGGCACTGGAACCCGGCAAGCCCATCAACGACATCTTTGTCGACAAGGTGTTCATCGGCTCCTGCACCAACAGCCGCATCGAAGACATGCGCGAAGCCGCGGCCATGGTCAAGAACCTGGGCCAGAAGGTCGCCAAGAACATCAAGCTGGCCATGGTGGTGCCCGGCTCCGGCCTGGTCAAGGAACAGGCCGAGCGCGAAGGCCTGGACCAGATCTTCAAGGCCGCCGGCTTTGAATGGCGCGAACCCGGCTGCTCCATGTGCCTGGCCATGAACGCCGACCGCCTGGAGCCCGGCGAGCGCTGTGCGTCGACCTCGAACCGCAACTTCGAAGGCCGTCAGGGCGCCGGTGGCCGCACCCACCTCGTCAGCCCCGCCATGGCCGCTGCGGCAGCCATCCACGGCCACTTTGTCGACATCCGTCAATTTGCGTAA
- a CDS encoding LysR substrate-binding domain-containing protein — MKNSERSFARRIDLTSLQLFVAVCELGSIGRAAEREFIAASAVSKRLSDLEATVDTALLYRHSRGVTLTPAGESLLHHARNVLYGLERMQGELSEYADGVRGHVRMHANMSAIVQFLPEDLGAFAREHSQIKIDPQEHLSPDVLSAVAEGTADIGICTLGNIRSSEGQQATVQLSQGNVPLQYRSYREDRLVVVVPERHALADRESVAFTEVLEWDIVGLHAGSSISLAMRSAAAQAGHPLHQRIQVTSLDAMCRMIDNGLGLGLLPDRAFELMHGVGHLRALRLTDDWAHRELCVVARDFEALPVTTRLLVDHLCPASAKA; from the coding sequence ATGAAGAATTCAGAGCGCAGTTTTGCGCGCCGCATCGATCTCACCTCGCTTCAGCTGTTCGTCGCCGTGTGCGAACTGGGCAGCATTGGCCGCGCCGCTGAACGCGAGTTCATTGCGGCCTCGGCCGTCAGCAAGCGCCTGTCCGACCTGGAAGCGACGGTGGATACCGCCCTGCTCTATCGCCACAGCCGCGGCGTGACGCTGACGCCGGCTGGCGAAAGTCTGCTGCACCATGCCCGCAATGTGCTGTACGGGCTGGAGCGCATGCAGGGCGAGCTCTCCGAATACGCCGACGGCGTGCGCGGCCATGTGCGCATGCACGCCAATATGTCGGCCATCGTGCAGTTTCTGCCCGAGGACCTGGGGGCGTTTGCACGCGAGCACAGCCAGATCAAGATCGACCCGCAGGAACACCTGAGCCCCGACGTGCTGAGTGCGGTGGCCGAGGGCACGGCCGATATCGGCATCTGCACGCTGGGCAATATCAGAAGCAGCGAAGGCCAGCAGGCCACCGTGCAACTGAGCCAGGGCAATGTGCCGCTGCAATACCGCAGCTATCGCGAAGACAGGCTGGTCGTCGTCGTGCCCGAGCGCCATGCCTTGGCCGATCGCGAGAGCGTGGCCTTCACGGAAGTGCTGGAATGGGACATCGTCGGCCTGCATGCGGGCTCCTCCATCAGCCTGGCCATGCGCTCTGCCGCGGCTCAGGCCGGCCACCCGCTGCACCAGCGCATCCAGGTCACCAGCCTGGACGCCATGTGCCGCATGATCGACAACGGCCTGGGGCTGGGCCTGCTGCCCGACCGCGCATTCGAGCTGATGCATGGCGTGGGCCATCTGCGCGCCCTGCGGCTCACCGACGACTGGGCACACCGCGAACTCTGCGTGGTGGCGCGCGACTTTGAAGCGTTGCCGGTGACCACCCGCCTGCTGGTCGATCACCTCTGCCCTGCCAGTGCCAAAGCTTGA
- a CDS encoding tetratricopeptide repeat protein produces the protein MSDSEPSELPALASAGAPLLNRSRCWGHACLLAAALALGGGMALPAAAKGKTPAKSSAAAPAKSSKPAKSTTSGAAKSSAAKAGKKGRAGRHAAAAGAAAAGAAAAAPLGREHWTPEARNNQAEDAKELAAMRAEAQTGDAKAQYLLGSRYRFGKGVNQDLAQAVHWYRQSAEQGYAPAQSDLGVLYANGRGVTLDEAQAVSWYRKAADQGDGIAQNNLGLMYAEGRGVAADDAQAVQWFERSAKSGEAAGQYSLGVMLSSGRGVKEDGRAALQWFEQAAEKGHADAQYNAGMIYAVGALVPQDLTRAARWLEKSAGQGNAAAQSSLGFLYANGQGVAQDAGQAARWFDRAAKQGYTLAQSNLAAMYASGQGVQKDMGRAYFWLTIAQVKDPSLQSRMQVAEQALSPSERLKVQREVRSWKPGKE, from the coding sequence ATGTCCGACAGTGAGCCTTCCGAGTTGCCAGCCCTGGCTTCGGCCGGGGCACCCCTCTTGAACCGCAGCCGCTGCTGGGGCCATGCCTGCCTGCTGGCGGCGGCCCTGGCGCTGGGTGGTGGCATGGCCCTGCCGGCTGCGGCCAAGGGCAAGACCCCGGCCAAGTCCAGCGCGGCCGCGCCAGCCAAATCGTCCAAGCCCGCCAAGAGCACGACTTCAGGCGCTGCCAAATCTTCAGCAGCCAAGGCCGGCAAGAAAGGGCGTGCCGGTCGCCATGCGGCGGCGGCCGGGGCTGCGGCAGCCGGTGCTGCGGCAGCCGCTCCGCTGGGCCGCGAGCATTGGACGCCGGAGGCCAGAAACAATCAGGCCGAGGATGCCAAGGAGCTGGCCGCCATGCGTGCCGAAGCCCAGACGGGCGATGCCAAGGCCCAGTATCTGCTGGGCTCGCGCTATCGTTTCGGCAAGGGCGTGAACCAGGATCTGGCCCAGGCCGTGCACTGGTACCGCCAGTCGGCCGAGCAGGGCTATGCGCCTGCGCAATCCGATCTGGGGGTGCTTTACGCGAATGGGCGGGGTGTGACGCTGGACGAGGCGCAGGCCGTGAGCTGGTACCGCAAGGCGGCAGATCAGGGCGATGGCATTGCGCAGAACAATCTGGGGCTGATGTATGCCGAGGGGCGTGGCGTGGCCGCAGACGATGCGCAGGCCGTGCAATGGTTCGAGCGCTCGGCCAAAAGTGGCGAGGCTGCGGGTCAGTACAGTCTGGGCGTGATGCTCTCCAGCGGCCGGGGCGTCAAGGAAGACGGGCGTGCCGCCCTGCAATGGTTTGAGCAGGCGGCCGAGAAAGGCCATGCCGATGCCCAGTACAACGCCGGCATGATTTATGCCGTGGGTGCTCTGGTGCCCCAGGATCTGACGCGCGCTGCACGCTGGCTGGAGAAGTCTGCCGGCCAGGGCAACGCGGCGGCGCAGTCGTCTCTGGGTTTTCTCTATGCCAACGGCCAGGGCGTGGCGCAGGATGCAGGCCAGGCGGCGCGCTGGTTCGATCGCGCAGCCAAGCAGGGCTACACGCTGGCGCAGTCGAATCTGGCGGCCATGTATGCCAGCGGCCAGGGAGTGCAGAAGGACATGGGCAGGGCCTATTTCTGGCTGACCATCGCCCAGGTCAAGGATCCCTCGCTGCAAAGCCGCATGCAGGTGGCCGAGCAGGCATTGAGCCCGTCGGAGCGGCTGAAGGTTCAGCGCGAGGTGCGCAGCTGGAAGCCGGGCAAGGAGTGA
- the dnaJ gene encoding molecular chaperone DnaJ — translation MSKRDYYEVLGVAKSASDDDIKKAYRKLAMKYHPDRNQGDKAKEAEETFKEVKEAYEMLSDSQKRAAYDQYGHAGVDPNRGMGGGEGFGGFAEAFGDIFGDMFNGGGRGGRGGRQVYRGNDLSYSMEITLEEAAKGKDAQIRIPSWDSCDTCSGSGAKPGTSTKTCSTCNGMGTVQMRQGFFSVQQTCPHCRGTGKIIPEPCTSCGGQGKVKRQKTLEVKIPAGIDDGMRIRSAGNGEPGTNGGPAGDLYIEIRVKDHDIFERDGDDLHCNVPVSFITAALGGEIEVPTLQGKAAIDIPEGTQAGKQFRLRGKGIKGIRSSYPGDLYCHIVVETPVKLTEYQRKLLKDLDESLKKGGSKHSPSGESWTDRLKSFFS, via the coding sequence ATGTCCAAACGTGACTACTATGAAGTTCTGGGCGTTGCCAAAAGCGCCTCGGACGATGACATCAAGAAGGCCTATCGCAAGCTGGCGATGAAGTACCACCCTGACCGCAATCAGGGCGACAAGGCCAAGGAAGCCGAGGAAACCTTCAAGGAGGTCAAAGAGGCCTACGAGATGCTTTCCGACAGCCAGAAACGCGCGGCCTACGACCAGTACGGCCATGCCGGCGTGGACCCCAACCGCGGCATGGGCGGCGGCGAGGGCTTCGGCGGCTTTGCCGAGGCCTTTGGCGACATCTTTGGCGATATGTTCAACGGCGGCGGCCGCGGCGGTCGCGGCGGCCGTCAGGTCTACCGTGGCAACGACCTCAGCTATTCCATGGAAATCACCCTGGAAGAAGCCGCCAAGGGCAAGGATGCACAGATCCGCATTCCGAGCTGGGACAGCTGCGACACCTGCAGTGGCAGCGGCGCCAAGCCCGGCACCAGCACCAAGACCTGCTCCACCTGCAACGGCATGGGCACGGTGCAGATGCGCCAGGGCTTTTTCAGCGTGCAGCAGACCTGCCCGCACTGCCGTGGCACGGGCAAGATCATTCCCGAGCCCTGCACATCCTGCGGCGGCCAGGGCAAGGTCAAGCGCCAGAAGACGCTGGAAGTGAAGATTCCCGCCGGCATCGACGACGGCATGCGCATCCGCTCGGCCGGCAACGGCGAGCCCGGCACCAATGGCGGCCCGGCAGGCGACCTCTATATCGAGATTCGCGTCAAGGATCACGACATCTTCGAGCGCGATGGCGACGATCTGCACTGCAATGTCCCCGTGAGCTTCATCACCGCCGCCCTGGGTGGCGAGATCGAAGTGCCCACGCTGCAGGGCAAGGCGGCGATCGACATCCCCGAAGGCACGCAAGCCGGCAAGCAGTTCCGCCTGCGCGGCAAGGGCATCAAGGGCATTCGCTCCAGCTACCCCGGCGATCTCTACTGCCACATCGTGGTGGAGACCCCGGTCAAGCTCACCGAGTACCAGCGCAAGCTGCTCAAGGATCTGGATGAATCGCTCAAGAAAGGCGGCTCCAAGCATTCGCCCAGTGGCGAGAGCTGGACGGATCGCCTGAAGAGCTTCTTCAGCTAA